The following proteins are encoded in a genomic region of Salminus brasiliensis chromosome 25, fSalBra1.hap2, whole genome shotgun sequence:
- the f2 gene encoding prothrombin isoform X2 → MGAVPAPLLATLLLSQVLQLTLCYDVFIDSKRASQVIRVRRANTPFEELKQGNLERECVEEVCSHEEAREVFEMNDKTTQFWEKYLACAGTTLKRTPDNILKVRTCVNRKDLCYINNGEHYNGDVNITVTGRSCQYWKSNFPHKITEVNATQLKLPENLCRNPDKSPSGPWCFTSDPTVRMEKCAVPKCGEALQPVPTIQVRTVEERYHKTNCLAGNGETYTGDLSVTLNGHTCLEWSLPKVKALSVGKEFKPEVQLLKNHCRNPDGDLEGPWCYVKKAARNITIDYCNLELCDSPLEGKVEQESDRKRTTAEKRSTFFSPRSFGQGEQECGVRPLFEKASKADGTEIELLKSYAKRIVGGVSAEVGSAPWQVMLFKRSPQELLCGASLISDEWILTAAHCILYPPWNKNFTIDDILVRLGKHNRAKYERGTEKIVAIDEIIIHPKYNWKENLNRDIALLHMKKPVAFTNEIHPICLPTKSVANLLMSEGFKGRVTGWGNLKESWTSNPQNLPSVLQQIHLPIVNQETCRKSTSIRVTDNMFCAGYSPDDTQRGDACEGDSGGPFVMKNPDDNRWYQIGIVSWGEGCDRDGKYGFYTHLFRMRRWMRKVIEKSDAADDD, encoded by the exons ATGGGAGCAGTACCAGCACCTCTCCTTGCCACACTTCTTCTCAGCCAAGTGCTCCAGCTTACACTGTGCTATGATG TTTTCATCGATAGTAAGAGGGCTTCTCAGGTTATCCGAGTGAGGAGAGCAAACACACCTtttgaggagctgaagcagggAAATCTGGAGCGGGAGTGTGTAGAGGAGGTCTGTAGCCATGAGGAGGCTCGAGAGGTGTTTGAGATGAATGACAAAACG ACTCAGTTTTGGGAGAAATACTTAG CTTGTGCTGGCACCACTTTAAAGAGGACTCCGGACAACATTTTGAAAGTTAGAACTTGTGTAAATAGAAAAG ATCTTTGCTACATTAATAACGGTGAGCACTACAATGGTGATGTCAACATCACTGTAACTGGAAGGTCTTGTCAATACTGGAAAAGCAACTTCCCCCACAAAATCAC CGAAGTTAATGCAACGCAGCTGAAACTTCCAGAAAATTTATGCAGGAACCCAGACAAGAGCCCCAGTGGACCCTGGTGCTTCACCAGCGACCCCACTGTCAGGATGGAGAAATGCGCAGTGCCAAAATGTG GTGAGGCCCTGCAACCTGTTCCAACTATCCAAGTAAGGACTGTGGAAGAGCGCTACCATAAGACCAACTGTCTTGCTGGCAATGGGGAAACCTACACTGGAGATCTGTCTGTGACTCTAAATGGCCACACCTGCCTGGAGTGGAGCCTGCCTAAGGTGAAGGCCCTGAGTGTGGGGAAGGAATTTAAACCAGAGGTGCAGCTGTTGAAGAACCACTGCAGGAACCCTGATGGTGATCTGGAGGGACCATGGTGCTACGTAAAGAAAGCGGCTAGAAACATCACCATCGACTATTGTAACCTAGAACTGTGTG atTCTCCTTTGGAAGGGAAGGTAGAACAGGAGTCTGATCGTAAGAGGACCACTGCAGAGAAACGGAGTACTTTCTTCAGCCCTCGCAGCTTCGGCCAAGGAGAACAAG aGTGTGGAGTGCGCCCTCTGTTTGAGAAAGCAAGTAAAGCCGATGGAACAGAGATTGAGCTGCTCAAATCATATGCTAAAAGAATTGTGGGAGGTGTCTCTGCTGAAGTAGGAAGTGCACCATG GCAAGTGATGCTGTTTAAGCGCAGTCCTCAGGAGCTGCTGTGTGGAGCCAGTTTGATCAGTGACGAATGGATCCTTACTGCCGCTCATTGCATCCTTTACCCACCATGGAACAAAAACTTTACCATTGATGACATTCTTGTTCGCCTTGGAAAACACAATCGTGCTAA GTATGAGAGGGGCACTGAGAAGATTGTGGCAATTGATGAGATCATTATTCATCCAAAATATAACTGGAAAGAAAATCTGAACAGAGACATCGCTCTTCTACACATGAAGAAACCTGTCGCCTTCACTAATGAGATCCACCCTATCTGCCTGCCCACCAAAAGTGTTGCAAACCT GTTAATGTCTGAGGGCTTCAAGGGTCGTGTGACAGGCTGGGGAAACCTGAAGGAGTCATGGACATCCAACCCCCAGAATCTGCCCTCGGTACTACAGCAGATCCACCTGCCTATTGTCAACCAGGAGACCTGCCGCAAGTCCACCTCAATCCGTGTCACTGACAACATGTTCTGCGCAG GCTACAGCCCAGACGACACACAGAGAGGTGATGCCTGTGAAGGAGACAGTGGAGGACCATTTGTAATGAAG AATCCCGATGATAATCGCTggtatcagatcggtatcgTGTCATGGGGTGAAGGCTGCGATCGGGACGGTAAATACGGATTCTACACTCACCTGTTCCGCATGCGCCGCTGGATGAGGAAGGTCATCGAGAAGTCAGATGCTGCAGATGATGACTGA
- the arhgap1 gene encoding rho GTPase-activating protein 1, giving the protein MPPHSQLDHHKLLMYLKQTLDKYVESDYTLIYFHHGMTSENKLSLSWLRDAYREFERKYKKNIKAFYIVHPTMFIRTVLIFFKPLISFKFGRKIHYVNYLSELEEIVKCDQLVIPSRVRAYDDKIRLNLKPSVVPGPISPPRSPPLPFQQFGVPLSVLRERGADSDGIPLVMRDTISFLREQGLQTEGIFRRSANVSLVKNIQLKYNSGEEVNFFQIEDVHLAAVILKTFLRELPEPLLTFKLYNDVVNFQNVDTESQVITIQNMLMSLPEENYASLRFLIQFLAQVSAENEVNKMTNTNLAVVFGPNLLWGQDAAMTLSSIGPINNFTRTLLDLHKEVFAQ; this is encoded by the exons ATGCCCCCCCACAGTCAGCTAGACCACCACAAGCTACTGAT GTATCTGAAGCAGACATTAGATAAGTATGTGGAGAGTGATTACACACTCATCTACTTTCACCATGGCATGACCAGCGAGAACAAGCTCTCCCTCAGCTGGTTGCGAGATGCTTACCGCGAGTTTGAACGAAA GTATAAGAAAAACATTAAGGCGTTTTACATTGTCCATCCAACGATGTTTATCAGAACCGTCCTCATCTTCTTCAAACCGCTCATCAG CTTTAAATTTGGCCGCAAGATACACTATGTGAACTACTTGAGCGAGCTGGAAGAGATAGTGAAGTGTGATCAGCTGGTGATTCCCAGTCGAGTCAGAGC GTATGACGATAAGATCCGTCTCAATCTGAAGCCGTCTGTGGTCCCTGGTCCAATATCGCCACCTCGCAGCCCCCCTCTTCCATTCCAGCAGTTTGGCGTGCCTCTCTCAGT cttgagagagagaggtgcagacTCTGATGGCATTCCACTGGTGATGCGAGACACCATTAGCTTCCTGCGGGAGCAGG GTCTGCAAACAGAAGGCATATTCCGGCGGTCAGCTAATGTCAGCCTTGTAAAAAACATTCAACTCAAATATAACTCAG gaGAGGAAGTGAATTTCTTTCAGATTGAGGATGTCCATTTGGCTGCTGTAATTTTAAAGACGTTTCTCAGAGAGCTGCCAGAACCACTGCTTACCTTCAAGCTCTACAACGATGTTGTCAACTTTCAAA ACGTGGACACTGAGTCTCAAGTCATAACAATCCAAAATATGCTGATGTCACTTCCTGAGGAGAACTATGCATCACTGCGATTCCTCATCCAGTTCCTTGCTCAG GTGTCAGCAGAGAACGAGGTGAATAAGATGACCAATACGAACCTAGCTGTTGTGTTCGGCCCCAATCTGCTGTGGGGACAGGATGCTGCTATGACGCTTAGCTCCATCGGACCAATCAACAACTTCACTCGCACCCTGCTCGACCTGCACAAAGAGGTCTTTGCCCAATGA
- the f2 gene encoding prothrombin isoform X1 → MLCQESVTGMNRFESVDQLLLSVFLAVFIDSKRASQVIRVRRANTPFEELKQGNLERECVEEVCSHEEAREVFEMNDKTTQFWEKYLACAGTTLKRTPDNILKVRTCVNRKDLCYINNGEHYNGDVNITVTGRSCQYWKSNFPHKITEVNATQLKLPENLCRNPDKSPSGPWCFTSDPTVRMEKCAVPKCGEALQPVPTIQVRTVEERYHKTNCLAGNGETYTGDLSVTLNGHTCLEWSLPKVKALSVGKEFKPEVQLLKNHCRNPDGDLEGPWCYVKKAARNITIDYCNLELCDSPLEGKVEQESDRKRTTAEKRSTFFSPRSFGQGEQECGVRPLFEKASKADGTEIELLKSYAKRIVGGVSAEVGSAPWQVMLFKRSPQELLCGASLISDEWILTAAHCILYPPWNKNFTIDDILVRLGKHNRAKYERGTEKIVAIDEIIIHPKYNWKENLNRDIALLHMKKPVAFTNEIHPICLPTKSVANLLMSEGFKGRVTGWGNLKESWTSNPQNLPSVLQQIHLPIVNQETCRKSTSIRVTDNMFCAGYSPDDTQRGDACEGDSGGPFVMKNPDDNRWYQIGIVSWGEGCDRDGKYGFYTHLFRMRRWMRKVIEKSDAADDD, encoded by the exons ATGTTGTGTCAAGAAAGTGTCACTGGAATGAACAGATTCGAATCGGTAGACCAGTTACTCTTGTCTGTCTTTTTGGCAGTTTTCATCGATAGTAAGAGGGCTTCTCAGGTTATCCGAGTGAGGAGAGCAAACACACCTtttgaggagctgaagcagggAAATCTGGAGCGGGAGTGTGTAGAGGAGGTCTGTAGCCATGAGGAGGCTCGAGAGGTGTTTGAGATGAATGACAAAACG ACTCAGTTTTGGGAGAAATACTTAG CTTGTGCTGGCACCACTTTAAAGAGGACTCCGGACAACATTTTGAAAGTTAGAACTTGTGTAAATAGAAAAG ATCTTTGCTACATTAATAACGGTGAGCACTACAATGGTGATGTCAACATCACTGTAACTGGAAGGTCTTGTCAATACTGGAAAAGCAACTTCCCCCACAAAATCAC CGAAGTTAATGCAACGCAGCTGAAACTTCCAGAAAATTTATGCAGGAACCCAGACAAGAGCCCCAGTGGACCCTGGTGCTTCACCAGCGACCCCACTGTCAGGATGGAGAAATGCGCAGTGCCAAAATGTG GTGAGGCCCTGCAACCTGTTCCAACTATCCAAGTAAGGACTGTGGAAGAGCGCTACCATAAGACCAACTGTCTTGCTGGCAATGGGGAAACCTACACTGGAGATCTGTCTGTGACTCTAAATGGCCACACCTGCCTGGAGTGGAGCCTGCCTAAGGTGAAGGCCCTGAGTGTGGGGAAGGAATTTAAACCAGAGGTGCAGCTGTTGAAGAACCACTGCAGGAACCCTGATGGTGATCTGGAGGGACCATGGTGCTACGTAAAGAAAGCGGCTAGAAACATCACCATCGACTATTGTAACCTAGAACTGTGTG atTCTCCTTTGGAAGGGAAGGTAGAACAGGAGTCTGATCGTAAGAGGACCACTGCAGAGAAACGGAGTACTTTCTTCAGCCCTCGCAGCTTCGGCCAAGGAGAACAAG aGTGTGGAGTGCGCCCTCTGTTTGAGAAAGCAAGTAAAGCCGATGGAACAGAGATTGAGCTGCTCAAATCATATGCTAAAAGAATTGTGGGAGGTGTCTCTGCTGAAGTAGGAAGTGCACCATG GCAAGTGATGCTGTTTAAGCGCAGTCCTCAGGAGCTGCTGTGTGGAGCCAGTTTGATCAGTGACGAATGGATCCTTACTGCCGCTCATTGCATCCTTTACCCACCATGGAACAAAAACTTTACCATTGATGACATTCTTGTTCGCCTTGGAAAACACAATCGTGCTAA GTATGAGAGGGGCACTGAGAAGATTGTGGCAATTGATGAGATCATTATTCATCCAAAATATAACTGGAAAGAAAATCTGAACAGAGACATCGCTCTTCTACACATGAAGAAACCTGTCGCCTTCACTAATGAGATCCACCCTATCTGCCTGCCCACCAAAAGTGTTGCAAACCT GTTAATGTCTGAGGGCTTCAAGGGTCGTGTGACAGGCTGGGGAAACCTGAAGGAGTCATGGACATCCAACCCCCAGAATCTGCCCTCGGTACTACAGCAGATCCACCTGCCTATTGTCAACCAGGAGACCTGCCGCAAGTCCACCTCAATCCGTGTCACTGACAACATGTTCTGCGCAG GCTACAGCCCAGACGACACACAGAGAGGTGATGCCTGTGAAGGAGACAGTGGAGGACCATTTGTAATGAAG AATCCCGATGATAATCGCTggtatcagatcggtatcgTGTCATGGGGTGAAGGCTGCGATCGGGACGGTAAATACGGATTCTACACTCACCTGTTCCGCATGCGCCGCTGGATGAGGAAGGTCATCGAGAAGTCAGATGCTGCAGATGATGACTGA